The following are encoded together in the Rhizobium sp. SSA_523 genome:
- a CDS encoding heavy metal translocating P-type ATPase: MTLHIGEILQRQQSRIFIGFAATGLLAGGSLSWSARPVEAAWIWSVATAPVLLGLFVQIVISLRKGDIGLDIVAALSMSAALAFGEPLAANVVAMMYAGGQLLEDFAQGRAKREMTALMGRVAQTAMRFDGDALQQVPIADIQPGDRLLIRQGDVLPVDGRVVSDVAVLDLSALTGESLPQTILKGGEALSGSVSAGAAFELVAIRPAAESTYAGIVRLVEAAQSGKAPMVRMADRYAIGFLALTVAIAAITWFLTQDTIRVLSVLVVATPCPLILAVPVALISGMSRTARMGVLVKGGGVLEALSRVQTVILDKTGTVTHGQAVITEIRTRAGFAETDILKFAASLDQASGHVVAAALIKAAQAGGLFLSVPDAVVETPGTGIEGLVEGHQIVVGGNGFVAARSGTMRADDLLQEVDPAAMTVAVGIDGTMAGIIVLQDQVRFDAKPMLDELRRAGVRRLVLASGDRSDIAAKVGKQLGFDLVLGDLSPDAKVAAVRNEIANGPVMMVGDGVNDAPALAAADVGVAMGAHGTASSSEAAGVVLLVDELAPLVKAMAVARRSRAIALQSVVAGLGLSLCAMAFASLGYLPPVQGALTQEVIDVAVILNALRALR; encoded by the coding sequence ATGACACTTCATATCGGAGAAATCCTCCAACGCCAGCAGTCCCGAATATTCATCGGGTTTGCTGCAACGGGTTTGTTGGCCGGTGGCTCGCTTTCCTGGTCTGCCCGGCCAGTGGAGGCCGCCTGGATCTGGTCCGTAGCAACTGCACCTGTCCTGCTCGGTCTGTTTGTTCAGATCGTCATCTCTCTGCGAAAGGGCGATATCGGGCTTGATATCGTTGCCGCCCTTTCGATGTCCGCAGCTTTGGCGTTTGGAGAACCGCTGGCGGCAAATGTCGTGGCAATGATGTATGCGGGCGGGCAGCTTCTCGAGGATTTTGCGCAGGGTCGCGCAAAGAGGGAAATGACGGCGCTGATGGGCCGCGTCGCGCAAACCGCGATGCGGTTTGATGGTGACGCCCTGCAACAGGTGCCAATCGCCGATATCCAACCGGGGGACCGGCTTCTCATTCGCCAGGGAGATGTGCTGCCAGTCGATGGTCGCGTGGTCAGCGATGTCGCCGTGCTCGACCTGTCAGCGCTCACGGGCGAATCTCTTCCGCAAACCATCCTAAAAGGCGGCGAGGCGTTGAGTGGTTCAGTCTCTGCCGGCGCTGCCTTCGAGCTTGTGGCGATCCGCCCGGCTGCCGAGAGCACGTATGCGGGCATCGTGCGCCTGGTCGAGGCGGCCCAATCCGGCAAGGCGCCGATGGTGCGCATGGCTGATCGGTATGCGATCGGCTTTCTGGCGCTGACGGTTGCGATCGCCGCGATCACGTGGTTTCTCACGCAGGACACGATCCGCGTCCTTTCCGTGCTTGTTGTCGCTACCCCCTGTCCGCTGATCCTCGCCGTTCCGGTCGCGCTGATCTCCGGAATGTCGCGCACCGCCCGCATGGGAGTTCTGGTCAAGGGCGGCGGTGTTCTCGAGGCGCTGTCACGGGTGCAAACCGTGATCCTGGACAAAACCGGGACAGTCACGCACGGGCAGGCAGTGATCACCGAGATCCGGACGCGCGCCGGATTTGCAGAAACGGATATCCTCAAATTCGCTGCCAGTCTCGATCAGGCGTCGGGACATGTCGTTGCCGCGGCCCTGATCAAGGCTGCGCAGGCCGGTGGGCTGTTCCTGTCCGTCCCGGATGCGGTGGTGGAGACACCCGGAACGGGAATCGAGGGACTTGTGGAAGGTCATCAGATTGTTGTTGGCGGGAACGGTTTCGTCGCGGCTAGGAGCGGCACTATGCGAGCGGATGATCTGCTGCAGGAAGTTGATCCGGCTGCGATGACTGTGGCAGTTGGCATTGATGGCACGATGGCAGGCATCATCGTGCTACAGGATCAGGTCCGTTTCGACGCGAAGCCGATGTTGGACGAATTGCGGCGGGCAGGGGTCCGGCGGCTGGTGCTGGCCTCCGGGGACCGCAGCGACATCGCCGCGAAAGTGGGCAAGCAACTTGGATTCGATCTCGTGCTGGGCGATCTCTCGCCGGATGCAAAGGTTGCCGCTGTGCGCAACGAGATCGCCAATGGCCCGGTCATGATGGTGGGGGATGGCGTCAACGATGCCCCGGCGCTGGCTGCTGCCGATGTCGGCGTTGCAATGGGCGCGCACGGAACGGCTTCGTCCTCTGAAGCGGCCGGTGTGGTCCTGCTGGTGGATGAACTTGCGCCACTGGTGAAGGCTATGGCCGTTGCGCGCCGCAGCCGTGCGATTGCCCTCCAAAGTGTCGTGGCGGGTCTCGGACTTTCGCTGTGTGCCATGGCTTTTGCCAGCCTCGGCTATCTGCCGCCGGTTCAGGGGGCGTTGACGCAGGAAGTGATCGACGTCGCGGTTATTCTCAACGCGTTGAGAGCGCTTCGATGA
- a CDS encoding SDR family NAD(P)-dependent oxidoreductase: MINLSGKRALVTGGSRGIGAAIAEALAENGADVAFTYQRASEKAAAVARSIEARGRRSVAIQADSADPQAIARAVEDAVAALGGLDILVNSAAIGHSGTIVDLDLDAYQALMDVNVRAPVLYAKAVIPHLRDGGRIITIGSALGERVPFPGITPYAMSKAALTSFTRGLSRELGPTGITVNLVQPGATDTDSNPADGAAADFQRNLTSLGRYGEPKEIANAVVFLASPAASVITGATLTADGGAIA; encoded by the coding sequence ATGATTAACTTAAGTGGAAAGCGCGCTTTGGTCACCGGCGGCTCGCGCGGGATCGGCGCAGCCATTGCCGAAGCGCTTGCGGAAAATGGCGCCGATGTGGCGTTCACCTATCAACGCGCGAGCGAGAAGGCTGCGGCGGTTGCCCGATCGATCGAAGCGCGCGGCCGGCGATCCGTTGCCATTCAGGCTGACAGCGCCGACCCGCAGGCCATCGCTCGCGCTGTCGAAGACGCCGTGGCTGCCCTGGGCGGGCTCGACATCCTCGTCAACAGCGCAGCCATCGGCCATTCCGGGACCATCGTCGATCTGGACCTCGACGCATATCAGGCCCTCATGGACGTCAATGTGCGCGCGCCCGTGTTGTATGCAAAGGCGGTCATCCCGCATTTGCGAGACGGGGGACGTATCATCACGATCGGTTCCGCACTTGGCGAGCGCGTGCCCTTTCCGGGCATAACGCCGTACGCCATGTCGAAAGCGGCACTGACGTCCTTCACACGCGGGCTTTCCCGCGAACTGGGACCGACAGGCATCACCGTGAACCTCGTCCAGCCTGGAGCAACGGACACGGATTCCAACCCAGCAGACGGCGCGGCTGCAGACTTCCAGCGAAACCTGACGTCGCTCGGGCGCTATGGCGAGCCGAAGGAGATCGCGAATGCCGTGGTATTCCTGGCAAGCCCCGCGGCGAGCGTGATCACGGGCGCGACCCTCACCGCGGACGGCGGCGCGATCGCGTAA
- a CDS encoding zinc-binding alcohol dehydrogenase family protein: protein MKAAVYDNPGPPSVLVYADVPDPACGPDEVLIKVEAISIEGGDLINRRSTSQPNRWVVGYAAAGTVLSVGQDVTTRAVGDKVAAFSMQGSHAELWSVAASRTWLVPSGLDIARAAVLPISFGSAYHSVITRGNVQKGETVLIHAAAGGVGLAAVQLAGQAGATVIAVASGSERQARLSELGAAFVVDRLKRDVGEEVRRLTDGKGVDLVIDPVGSTLQASLSALAPEGRLVFLGNAGGGKLDVDLWRPMQNNQTLHGVFMGSILERPSVHGTVDDLLAAAAAGRIDVVIDRSFALEDAAQAHHYAESAKPLGRVVMRP, encoded by the coding sequence ATGAAAGCCGCCGTCTACGACAATCCGGGACCACCATCCGTGCTGGTTTACGCCGACGTGCCTGATCCGGCCTGCGGGCCGGACGAAGTCCTGATAAAGGTGGAAGCGATCTCGATTGAAGGCGGGGATCTGATCAATCGCAGATCGACTTCGCAGCCCAACCGGTGGGTGGTCGGCTACGCGGCGGCCGGTACGGTGCTGAGCGTCGGGCAGGACGTAACGACGCGTGCCGTCGGCGACAAGGTCGCTGCCTTCAGCATGCAGGGATCGCATGCTGAACTCTGGTCCGTCGCTGCTTCACGAACCTGGTTGGTGCCTTCGGGCCTGGATATCGCCCGGGCTGCCGTATTGCCCATCTCGTTCGGCTCGGCTTACCACAGCGTGATCACCCGGGGTAATGTGCAGAAGGGCGAAACCGTTCTCATTCACGCTGCTGCTGGAGGCGTGGGGCTCGCGGCAGTGCAACTGGCCGGACAGGCGGGAGCGACGGTGATTGCCGTGGCGAGCGGCAGCGAAAGACAGGCTCGACTGAGTGAACTTGGTGCCGCCTTCGTCGTCGACCGTCTTAAGCGCGATGTCGGAGAAGAAGTGCGCCGATTGACCGACGGGAAAGGCGTCGATCTGGTCATCGATCCAGTCGGCTCCACATTGCAAGCTTCCCTTTCGGCGCTCGCACCGGAAGGACGCCTCGTCTTCCTTGGCAATGCGGGCGGTGGAAAGCTTGATGTTGATCTATGGCGGCCGATGCAGAACAATCAGACGCTTCACGGGGTTTTCATGGGATCCATCCTTGAACGGCCTTCAGTGCACGGAACCGTCGATGATCTCCTTGCCGCCGCCGCAGCCGGAAGGATCGACGTCGTGATTGACCGATCCTTCGCTCTTGAAGACGCTGCCCAGGCGCATCATTACGCCGAGTCCGCCAAACCCCTCGGGCGGGTCGTGATGAGGCCATGA
- a CDS encoding alpha/beta hydrolase gives MITRVTFRNRHIEVVGNIHLPPEFDEATAYPAIVLATPGSSVKEQIGAIYAERLATYGFIALTFDPSYQGESSGEPRDLEDPAVRVEDIHCAVDHLTTLPYVDDARIGLLGICAGGGYAIKAALTEPRFKAVGTVVANDIGEAMRRLLPDFRQTLLDVAVERTAQARGAAPRRDPWIPDSLADAEAAGITDPELLEAVTFYRESAYRHPNSTNRLLFVSYGSLLGFDAFGLVPDLLTQPLQVIVGGRRGTTGQYEAGRRLFDLSPSKAKHFLEVEGAGHYDMYYKPEYVGPAVARLAGFFSEHLAPQGPARP, from the coding sequence ATGATCACGCGGGTTACGTTCAGGAACAGACATATCGAGGTCGTCGGCAATATCCACCTGCCGCCGGAATTCGACGAGGCGACTGCATATCCTGCGATCGTCCTTGCGACGCCCGGCAGTAGCGTGAAGGAACAGATTGGCGCGATTTACGCCGAGAGGCTCGCCACATACGGCTTCATTGCGCTGACGTTCGACCCGTCATACCAGGGCGAGAGCAGCGGTGAGCCGCGCGATCTCGAAGATCCAGCCGTTCGTGTTGAAGACATTCATTGCGCGGTCGATCATTTGACGACGCTACCTTACGTCGACGATGCGCGGATCGGACTTCTGGGGATCTGCGCAGGTGGCGGCTATGCAATCAAGGCGGCCCTGACAGAACCGCGCTTCAAGGCGGTGGGAACGGTTGTCGCCAATGACATCGGCGAGGCGATGCGCCGCCTGCTTCCCGATTTTCGTCAGACGCTCCTGGACGTCGCTGTTGAGCGCACCGCACAGGCCCGCGGCGCCGCGCCGCGGAGAGATCCGTGGATCCCTGACAGTCTTGCGGACGCCGAGGCTGCAGGTATCACCGATCCCGAACTGCTAGAGGCCGTCACCTTCTATCGGGAGTCCGCGTATCGACATCCGAATTCGACGAACCGATTGCTGTTCGTCAGCTATGGCAGCCTGTTGGGGTTTGACGCATTCGGCCTGGTCCCCGATCTGCTGACCCAGCCGCTGCAGGTCATCGTTGGCGGACGCCGCGGGACGACAGGGCAGTACGAAGCGGGCAGGCGTCTGTTCGACCTCTCTCCTTCGAAGGCCAAGCACTTTCTCGAAGTCGAAGGCGCCGGCCACTACGACATGTACTATAAACCGGAATATGTCGGCCCTGCAGTCGCAAGGCTGGCCGGGTTCTTCTCGGAGCATCTTGCGCCGCAGGGTCCGGCGCGCCCCTAA
- a CDS encoding tripartite tricarboxylate transporter permease — translation MELFNNLALGFYTAGSIENLFFCLIGVLLGTLIGVLPGIGATATIAMLLPITFQLEPVSSLIMLAGIYYGAQYGGSTTAILINMPGESSSAVTAIDGYQMARKGRAGAALAIAALGSFFAGTVSTFLVAIFAPPLTAIALEFGAAEYFSLMVVGLVSSIALAHGSIVKALAMVALGLLLGLVGTDIYTGTPRFTLGIREYADGLNFVALAVGVFGIAEILRNLEGEFSRSVLIKKVSGLMPTRDDFRQMVGPVLRGTAIGSALGILPGGGAILAAFASYTVEKKLSPHPEEFGQGAIAGVAGPESANNAGAQTSFIPLLTLGIPANPVMALMVGAMIIQGIVPGPNVATEQPALFWGIIASMWIGNLMLVVLNLPLIGMWVKLLTVPYYVLFPTIMAFCSIGVYSVNSNLYDLYAVAFFGLVGYLLVKLRCEPAPLLLGFVLGPLLEENLRRAMILSRGDPTTFLTRPISATLLLIALAVLIVVFLPNVKAKREAVFQEED, via the coding sequence ATGGAACTCTTCAATAATCTCGCATTGGGGTTTTACACCGCAGGCTCGATCGAGAACCTGTTCTTCTGCCTGATCGGTGTGTTGCTCGGAACGCTGATCGGCGTTCTGCCCGGGATCGGCGCAACGGCGACGATCGCGATGCTGCTGCCGATCACCTTCCAGCTTGAGCCGGTGTCCTCCCTCATCATGCTGGCCGGGATCTATTACGGCGCTCAATATGGTGGTTCCACCACCGCTATCCTGATCAACATGCCCGGCGAATCCTCGTCCGCCGTCACCGCGATCGACGGCTACCAGATGGCCCGCAAGGGCCGTGCGGGCGCCGCCCTTGCAATCGCCGCGCTCGGCTCCTTCTTCGCCGGCACAGTCTCGACATTCCTCGTGGCGATCTTCGCCCCGCCGCTGACGGCGATTGCGCTGGAGTTCGGCGCGGCGGAGTACTTCTCGCTGATGGTGGTTGGCCTGGTCTCCTCCATCGCACTGGCTCATGGGTCGATCGTCAAGGCGCTGGCAATGGTGGCGCTCGGCCTGCTGCTCGGCCTCGTCGGCACCGATATCTATACCGGAACGCCGCGCTTTACCCTCGGCATCCGCGAATATGCGGACGGTCTGAACTTCGTGGCGCTGGCGGTCGGCGTGTTCGGCATTGCCGAAATCCTGCGCAACCTCGAAGGCGAGTTCAGCCGTTCGGTGCTGATCAAGAAGGTCTCGGGTCTCATGCCCACGCGTGACGACTTCCGCCAGATGGTCGGGCCGGTCCTGCGCGGAACCGCGATCGGATCCGCGCTCGGCATCCTGCCCGGCGGCGGCGCCATTCTTGCGGCCTTTGCCTCCTATACGGTCGAGAAGAAGCTCTCCCCGCATCCGGAGGAATTCGGGCAAGGGGCGATCGCGGGTGTGGCCGGCCCTGAATCTGCCAACAATGCCGGGGCCCAGACATCGTTCATTCCGCTGCTGACGCTGGGCATCCCCGCCAATCCGGTAATGGCGCTGATGGTGGGGGCCATGATCATTCAAGGCATCGTGCCCGGACCGAATGTCGCGACCGAGCAGCCGGCGCTGTTCTGGGGCATCATCGCCTCCATGTGGATCGGCAATCTGATGCTGGTGGTGCTGAACCTGCCGCTGATCGGCATGTGGGTGAAGCTCTTGACGGTGCCCTATTATGTGCTGTTCCCGACGATCATGGCCTTCTGCTCGATCGGGGTCTACAGCGTCAACAGCAATCTCTATGACCTTTACGCGGTCGCCTTCTTCGGCCTGGTCGGCTACCTGCTGGTCAAGCTGCGCTGCGAACCAGCACCTCTGCTCTTGGGCTTCGTGCTGGGACCACTGCTGGAGGAAAACCTCCGCAGGGCCATGATCCTTTCCCGCGGCGACCCTACGACATTCCTCACCCGGCCCATCAGCGCCACGCTGCTCCTGATCGCGCTTGCCGTGCTGATCGTCGTGTTCCTGCCGAACGTGAAGGCGAAACGCGAGGCGGTCTTCCAGGAAGAGGATTGA
- a CDS encoding tripartite tricarboxylate transporter TctB family protein produces the protein MASFSIDKTNALCGGAFIGLGLFFTVQSLSLDLGTALRMGPGYFPLVLSVILILLGLVILVQAFREQGEPIGRLAWRGMLFILPAPVLFGLTVRGLGFVPALFIASFIASFASQRMRPLGAVALSIAITVFSVLVFSYALGLPFERFGPWTRL, from the coding sequence ATGGCATCCTTCAGCATAGACAAAACCAACGCGCTGTGCGGCGGCGCGTTCATCGGATTGGGGCTCTTCTTTACCGTCCAGTCGCTTTCGCTCGATCTGGGAACAGCGCTGCGCATGGGCCCGGGCTATTTTCCACTCGTGCTTTCCGTCATCCTCATCCTGCTCGGCCTTGTGATCCTCGTCCAGGCGTTTCGAGAGCAGGGCGAGCCGATCGGACGGCTGGCCTGGAGGGGCATGCTGTTCATCCTGCCCGCGCCGGTGCTGTTCGGTCTCACCGTGCGCGGCCTGGGCTTCGTTCCCGCGCTGTTCATCGCCTCCTTCATCGCCTCTTTCGCCTCGCAGCGCATGCGTCCGCTCGGCGCCGTGGCGCTGTCCATCGCCATCACGGTGTTCTCGGTTCTGGTCTTCAGCTACGCGCTGGGGCTGCCGTTCGAGCGCTTTGGCCCCTGGACCCGTTTGTGA